GCCTCATCCCGAGGCCTACAATCATCCCACCAACCATCCGCGCTGGACCAGGGGAGAGACTTCCACGCTGGGCACGGCCCTGCTCAAGGGCGGGATTGACTACCTGAAGGCCAGATAGGGCGGTTTGAAAACGTGTCCAAAGAGGATGCAAAGATCATTGACAGCGCCCCCGTGACTTTCTACTGTGCGCCTTCCCCGACGCCGGGACCCGATGAGCTTCTGGCCTGGGAGCCATACATGCACGAGGCTCTGAAGCTTGCAGACTTGGCGGAAGGGCGGGGGGACGTGCCTGTGGGTGCGGTGGTCATAGACGGCTGCGGTCGCATTCTGGGCAGGGGCGAGAACAGAACCGTATTTGAAAACGACCCCACGGCCCACGCCGAAATACTGGCACTGCGCGAGGCCGGGGCGCTGGTCGGGAATCATCGCCTGACCGATGCGGTCCTGGTGGTCACCCTGGAGCCCTGCATCATGTGCCTGGGCGCAATCATCCAGGCCCGTCTGGCTGGAGTGGTTTTCGCTGCCGCAGACCCCAAGGCCGGATGCCTGGTCAGTCGCATGGACGGCACGGCGCTGCCCT
The sequence above is a segment of the Deltaproteobacteria bacterium HGW-Deltaproteobacteria-18 genome. Coding sequences within it:
- a CDS encoding tRNA-specific adenosine deaminase, translated to MSKEDAKIIDSAPVTFYCAPSPTPGPDELLAWEPYMHEALKLADLAEGRGDVPVGAVVIDGCGRILGRGENRTVFENDPTAHAEILALREAGALVGNHRLTDAVLVVTLEPCIMCLGAIIQARLAGVVFAAADPKAGCLVSRMDGTALPWSNHHFWSLGGVLEQECSAKLSGFFKQRRQEKKISKNLAER